In Bacillus sp. FJAT-45037, the following are encoded in one genomic region:
- the pyk gene encoding pyruvate kinase — MRKTKIVCTIGPASEKVETLVQLIEAGMNVARLNFSHGDFEEHGARIKSIREASKRTGKTVAILLDTKGPEIRTQTLEGGKAELTAGDRLTLSMTEVVGNDKKISITYPGLVNDVTPGSKILLDDGLIGLEVVEVKENEIETKVLNTGTLKNKKGVNVPNVSVALPGITEKDTADIKFGIEQGVDFIAASFVRRAADVLEIRELLEQHEAADIQIIPKIENQEGVDNIDEILEVSDGVMVARGDLGVEIPAEEVPLVQKDLIKKCNVVAKPVITATQMLDSMQRNPRPTRAEASDVANAIFDGTDAIMLSGETAAGDYPVESVQTMNNIASRAETALNYQEILSKHTKETRPSITSAISQSVAHAAFNLNAAAILTATESGYTAKVVAKYRPQSPIIAVTSNERVMRTLSLVWGVFPILGQTAQTTDEMLDTTVNAAVAAGQIEQGDLVVITAGVPVGEAGTTNLMKVHVIGEVVAKGQGIGRRTASGKVVVAQNAEEANQKVTEGDILVTYSTDKDMIPAFEKAAAVITEEGGLTSHAAVVGISLSTPVIVGVENALNLFEDGEEITVDGARGDIYRGHASVL; from the coding sequence ATGCGTAAAACGAAGATTGTATGTACGATTGGTCCAGCAAGTGAAAAGGTAGAAACATTGGTTCAATTGATTGAAGCAGGTATGAACGTTGCCCGACTTAACTTCTCACACGGTGATTTTGAGGAACATGGTGCACGTATTAAAAGCATCCGTGAAGCTTCAAAACGTACTGGGAAAACAGTTGCGATTCTACTGGATACAAAAGGTCCAGAAATTCGCACGCAAACATTAGAAGGTGGTAAAGCCGAATTAACAGCTGGAGATCGCTTAACACTTTCTATGACCGAGGTAGTTGGAAATGATAAAAAGATTTCAATTACATACCCTGGTCTTGTCAATGATGTTACTCCAGGTTCAAAAATCTTATTGGATGATGGTTTAATTGGACTAGAAGTGGTCGAAGTGAAAGAGAATGAAATCGAGACAAAAGTTTTAAATACTGGAACACTTAAAAATAAAAAAGGGGTAAACGTACCAAATGTCAGTGTAGCTTTACCTGGGATCACAGAAAAAGATACAGCAGATATCAAATTCGGTATCGAACAAGGCGTAGACTTTATCGCCGCATCATTTGTGCGTCGTGCGGCTGATGTTCTTGAGATTCGTGAGCTACTTGAGCAACATGAAGCAGCAGACATCCAAATCATCCCTAAAATTGAAAACCAAGAAGGTGTCGATAACATCGACGAAATTCTTGAAGTTTCTGATGGTGTAATGGTTGCTCGTGGGGACCTTGGCGTTGAAATTCCAGCAGAGGAAGTTCCGCTTGTACAAAAAGACCTTATTAAAAAATGTAATGTCGTAGCAAAACCAGTTATTACGGCAACGCAAATGCTTGATTCGATGCAACGTAACCCACGCCCAACACGTGCTGAAGCAAGTGATGTGGCCAATGCGATCTTTGATGGTACAGATGCAATCATGTTATCTGGTGAGACCGCAGCAGGGGATTACCCAGTGGAATCTGTTCAAACGATGAATAACATTGCATCTCGTGCAGAAACAGCATTAAATTACCAAGAGATCCTTTCAAAGCATACGAAAGAAACGCGTCCGTCGATTACAAGTGCAATTAGTCAATCGGTTGCACATGCTGCATTCAATTTAAACGCAGCTGCTATTCTTACAGCAACAGAGAGTGGTTATACGGCTAAAGTAGTAGCGAAGTATCGTCCACAATCTCCAATCATTGCTGTAACTAGTAACGAACGTGTTATGCGCACATTAAGCCTTGTATGGGGTGTGTTCCCGATTTTGGGTCAAACAGCTCAAACGACAGACGAAATGCTCGATACGACAGTCAATGCGGCTGTAGCTGCTGGTCAAATTGAGCAAGGAGATCTCGTTGTTATTACAGCTGGTGTTCCTGTTGGTGAAGCAGGCACAACGAACTTAATGAAAGTGCATGTCATTGGCGAAGTTGTTGCTAAAGGACAAGGAATTGGCCGCCGTACAGCTTCAGGTAAAGTGGTTGTCGCACAAAATGCAGAAGAAGCAAACCAAAAAGTAACAGAAGGCGATATTCTTGTAACTTACAGCACAGATAAAGATATGATTCCTGCTTTTGAAAAAGCTGCAGCAGTTATTACTGAAGAAGGTGGATTAACTTCTCACGCTGC
- the pfkA gene encoding 6-phosphofructokinase, which produces MKRIGVLTSGGDSPGMNAAIRAVVRKAIYHDIEVYGISYGYAGLIAGDIKKMELGSVGDIIHRGGTILYTARCEEFKTREGQLKGIEQLKKFGIEGLVVIGGDGSYRGAQKLTEHGFPTIGVPGTIDNDIPGTDFTIGFDTALNTVIDAIDKIRDTATSHERTYVIEVMGRHAGDLALWSGLADGAETIMIPEAEYDMKQIISRLKRGQERGKKHSIIVVAEGVGSGIDVGKRISEETSMETRVTVLGHIQRGGSPTGSDRVLASRLGAKAVDLLLAGEAGRTVGIQHNKLVHHDIAQILSEPHSIDLDIYKLSQELSI; this is translated from the coding sequence ATGAAACGTATTGGAGTTTTAACAAGTGGTGGAGATTCACCAGGAATGAACGCCGCAATTCGTGCGGTCGTTCGTAAAGCCATTTATCATGATATTGAAGTGTACGGAATTTCATATGGTTACGCTGGTCTGATTGCTGGAGACATTAAAAAAATGGAACTTGGATCAGTGGGGGACATCATTCACCGTGGTGGTACGATACTCTACACAGCACGTTGTGAAGAGTTCAAAACACGTGAAGGTCAACTGAAAGGGATTGAGCAGCTCAAAAAATTCGGCATCGAAGGACTAGTTGTGATTGGTGGAGACGGTTCGTACCGCGGGGCTCAAAAGTTAACTGAGCATGGCTTCCCGACAATTGGTGTTCCAGGAACCATCGATAATGATATTCCAGGAACGGACTTCACAATAGGTTTTGATACAGCCTTAAATACAGTGATTGATGCAATCGATAAAATTCGTGACACGGCGACTTCTCATGAGCGTACATATGTGATTGAGGTAATGGGACGTCATGCGGGAGACTTGGCTTTGTGGTCAGGACTTGCTGATGGAGCCGAAACCATTATGATTCCAGAAGCAGAATATGACATGAAACAAATTATTAGCCGCTTAAAACGTGGACAAGAACGTGGGAAAAAGCACAGTATCATCGTTGTAGCTGAAGGTGTCGGAAGTGGGATCGACGTTGGGAAGCGTATCAGCGAAGAAACGAGTATGGAAACGCGTGTAACAGTGCTTGGACATATTCAACGCGGTGGTTCGCCTACTGGTTCTGACCGAGTACTTGCTAGCCGACTTGGCGCAAAAGCGGTTGATTTATTATTAGCGGGAGAAGCTGGTAGAACGGTTGGTATTCAACATAACAAGCTTGTTCATCACGACATCGCTCAAATTCTTTCCGAGCCTCATTCTATTGATTTAGATATCTACAAGCTATCACAAGAGCTTTCAATTTAA
- the accA gene encoding acetyl-CoA carboxylase carboxyl transferase subunit alpha, with translation MASDLVFEKPIVELRDKISELKTFTNEKEIDLSDEIEKLEARLMQLEKEIYGNLQPWERVQIARHSERPTTLDYIEHLFTDFLEMHGDRVYGDDAAIVGGIAKYEGRPLTVIGHQRGKDTKENIHRNFGMPHPEGYRKALRLMKQAEKFNRPIICFIDTKGAYPGMAAEERGQSEAIARNLFEMAGLTVPVICVVIGEGGSGGALALGIGDRIFMLENSTYSVISPEGAAALLWKDATLAKKAAESMKITAPDLLELGVIDDIIREAKGGAHRDLKNQAEAIGRALSSSLEELDQLSKSELVNKRYQKYKKIGQFTFVTDTNALV, from the coding sequence ATGGCAAGTGACTTAGTTTTTGAGAAGCCAATTGTTGAATTGCGAGATAAAATCTCGGAGCTTAAAACATTTACTAATGAAAAAGAGATTGACCTAAGTGATGAGATTGAGAAACTTGAGGCTCGTCTTATGCAATTAGAAAAAGAAATTTACGGGAACCTCCAACCATGGGAGCGTGTCCAAATTGCGAGACATAGCGAACGTCCAACGACTCTGGATTACATCGAGCATCTGTTTACCGACTTTCTAGAAATGCACGGAGATCGCGTATATGGCGATGATGCAGCTATTGTAGGTGGGATCGCTAAGTATGAGGGGAGACCTCTGACTGTGATTGGCCATCAGCGCGGAAAAGATACGAAAGAAAATATCCATCGTAATTTCGGTATGCCCCATCCAGAAGGCTATAGAAAAGCGCTGCGCCTTATGAAACAAGCTGAAAAATTTAACCGCCCGATCATATGTTTTATAGACACAAAAGGGGCTTATCCGGGTATGGCAGCTGAAGAACGTGGCCAGAGTGAAGCGATTGCGAGAAATCTCTTTGAAATGGCGGGTTTAACCGTCCCAGTGATTTGTGTAGTGATTGGTGAAGGCGGAAGTGGTGGAGCACTCGCGTTAGGCATTGGAGACCGTATTTTCATGTTGGAGAATTCAACGTATTCGGTCATTTCACCAGAAGGAGCAGCTGCTCTACTATGGAAGGATGCAACGCTTGCAAAGAAAGCGGCTGAATCGATGAAGATTACCGCGCCTGACTTACTAGAACTTGGGGTCATTGATGACATTATTCGTGAGGCAAAAGGTGGGGCTCATCGTGACCTTAAAAATCAAGCCGAAGCGATCGGTCGCGCCCTTTCCTCTTCATTGGAAGAATTGGATCAGTTATCCAAAAGTGAGCTTGTAAATAAACGTTATCAAAAATACAAAAAAATCGGACAATTTACCTTTGTAACCGATACCAATGCCTTAGTATAG
- the accD gene encoding acetyl-CoA carboxylase, carboxyltransferase subunit beta — protein sequence MLKDLFTKKKRYATIPSERAKQDVPEGLMTKCPSCRTIMYTKELKKNLLVCHSCGHHHRMTAYERLNSLLDDGSFVEYDKLMIGKNPLDFPDYEEKLAKDREKTDLNEAVVTGEGDINGFPAVVAVMDARFRMGSMGSVVGEKITRAIEAAIEKNYPFLLFSASGGARMQEGILSLMQMAKTSAALQKLSQNGGLFISIMTHPTTGGVSASFASLGDYNFAEPKALIGFAGRRIIEQTIRQELPDDFQTAEFLLKHGQLDRVVSRKEMKEVLTTILDIHQHV from the coding sequence ATGCTTAAGGATTTATTCACGAAAAAGAAGCGATATGCCACAATTCCATCAGAACGTGCAAAACAAGATGTACCAGAAGGCTTGATGACAAAATGTCCATCTTGTCGGACGATTATGTACACGAAAGAATTAAAAAAGAATCTTCTTGTTTGTCACTCATGCGGTCATCATCACCGTATGACGGCCTATGAAAGACTCAATAGTCTCTTAGACGACGGAAGTTTTGTTGAATATGATAAATTGATGATCGGGAAAAACCCATTAGATTTTCCTGATTATGAAGAAAAGCTTGCCAAGGATCGTGAAAAAACCGATTTAAACGAGGCTGTAGTGACCGGTGAAGGCGATATTAACGGTTTCCCGGCAGTTGTGGCGGTAATGGACGCACGCTTCCGTATGGGCAGTATGGGCTCTGTCGTAGGGGAGAAGATTACAAGAGCCATTGAGGCAGCTATTGAAAAAAACTATCCATTTCTATTGTTTTCAGCTTCAGGTGGAGCTCGTATGCAAGAAGGAATCTTAAGTTTAATGCAAATGGCGAAGACAAGTGCTGCTTTGCAAAAGCTAAGTCAAAATGGTGGATTATTTATTTCCATTATGACGCACCCAACCACAGGAGGTGTATCAGCTAGCTTCGCATCACTCGGCGACTATAACTTTGCAGAACCCAAAGCACTAATTGGCTTTGCGGGTAGACGTATTATAGAACAGACAATTAGACAAGAGTTACCCGATGATTTTCAAACAGCAGAATTTTTATTAAAGCATGGTCAACTAGATCGTGTTGTGTCTCGTAAAGAAATGAAAGAAGTGTTAACAACGATACTAGACATTCATCAACATGTGTAA
- a CDS encoding FadR/GntR family transcriptional regulator yields MSSQQPKVYIEVINKINEIMKEDDLTEGDRLPSERELSDRLNVGRSSVREALRALELLDLIETRRGEGTFVKPVNSHRLVSIILSFLLKDEAAQQDLAETRRIVELEALRLAFERIDDIKLEQLQHLIDRSKEEWEHGDFPVEEDYLFHKTIVEACSNRLLLNIWIALVEYNKAAIKQSLAREGRPSVSIQEHEAIVTAIRDRNLDEALQAMREHLHNSRF; encoded by the coding sequence ATGTCATCACAACAACCTAAGGTCTATATTGAAGTTATTAATAAGATCAATGAAATCATGAAAGAAGATGATTTGACCGAAGGAGATCGACTTCCTTCTGAACGAGAACTAAGCGACCGATTAAATGTCGGTCGCTCCTCTGTTCGTGAAGCGCTTAGAGCCTTAGAATTACTAGATTTAATCGAGACAAGAAGAGGCGAAGGAACGTTTGTAAAACCTGTAAATAGCCATCGTTTAGTTAGCATTATCCTTTCTTTTTTACTAAAAGACGAGGCGGCGCAGCAGGATTTGGCAGAAACAAGGCGAATTGTAGAATTAGAAGCGTTGCGTTTAGCGTTTGAACGAATCGACGATATAAAACTAGAACAATTGCAGCACTTAATTGATCGTTCGAAAGAAGAGTGGGAGCACGGTGATTTTCCGGTAGAGGAAGATTATTTGTTCCATAAAACCATTGTTGAAGCTTGTAGTAACCGACTCTTACTAAACATCTGGATTGCGCTTGTTGAATACAATAAAGCCGCGATTAAGCAATCGTTAGCAAGAGAAGGAAGGCCGAGTGTTTCGATTCAAGAGCACGAAGCGATCGTGACGGCTATAAGAGATCGAAACTTGGATGAAGCACTTCAAGCAATGCGCGAACATTTGCATAATAGTAGATTTTAG
- a CDS encoding NAD(P)-dependent malic enzyme: MHRVNRGKLESKSKVPVKNARDLSLAYSPGVAEPCKEIFEDVESVYEYTMKGNMVAVVSNGTAVLGLGNIGPEASLPVMEGKAVLFKSFAGVDAFPICLRTEDVDKIVETVKLMEPTFGGVNLEDIAAPSCFEIEERLKKETNIPVFHDDQHGTAIVTLAGLINALKITGKKMSEIKVVANGAGSAGIAIIKLMQRMGVRDIIMCDSKGAIYDGRPYGMNDVKAEVAKFTNRDRLEGNLADVIKGTDVFIGVSVAGALNEEMIKSMNQDPIIFAMANPVPEIMPELAKAAGAKVIGTGRSDFPNQVNNVLAFPGIFRGALDVRATHINEEMKVAAVYAIADLVAETDLTADYVIPAPFDPRVAPAVAAAVAKTAMETGVARIKVDPEQIAEKTRQLAIIGKDK, from the coding sequence ATGCATCGTGTCAATCGAGGGAAATTAGAATCTAAATCAAAGGTACCTGTGAAAAATGCTCGTGACTTAAGCTTAGCGTATTCACCAGGAGTAGCAGAGCCTTGTAAAGAGATTTTTGAAGATGTTGAATCTGTTTATGAATATACAATGAAAGGCAATATGGTGGCTGTTGTAAGTAACGGTACAGCTGTCCTTGGATTAGGAAACATTGGACCAGAAGCTTCTCTACCTGTTATGGAAGGGAAAGCAGTCTTGTTTAAATCATTTGCAGGGGTAGATGCCTTCCCAATCTGCTTACGTACAGAAGACGTTGATAAAATCGTTGAAACAGTAAAGCTGATGGAACCCACTTTTGGCGGAGTGAACTTAGAAGACATTGCGGCACCTAGTTGTTTTGAAATTGAAGAACGACTAAAAAAAGAAACAAACATCCCTGTTTTCCATGACGATCAGCACGGGACCGCGATTGTCACTCTTGCAGGCTTAATTAATGCTCTGAAGATTACTGGCAAAAAGATGTCTGAAATAAAAGTCGTAGCAAACGGAGCAGGGTCAGCTGGGATTGCGATCATTAAACTTATGCAACGCATGGGCGTTCGTGACATCATTATGTGTGATTCTAAAGGGGCAATCTATGACGGTCGTCCTTACGGAATGAATGATGTAAAAGCAGAAGTAGCTAAATTTACAAATCGTGATCGATTAGAAGGTAATTTGGCAGATGTGATCAAAGGCACAGATGTATTTATCGGTGTATCTGTGGCAGGTGCTCTAAACGAAGAGATGATCAAGAGCATGAATCAAGATCCAATTATTTTTGCGATGGCAAATCCTGTTCCGGAAATCATGCCAGAATTAGCAAAAGCAGCAGGAGCAAAAGTGATTGGGACAGGCCGTTCAGACTTCCCTAACCAAGTTAACAATGTCCTTGCTTTCCCTGGAATCTTCCGTGGAGCGCTTGATGTTCGTGCAACACACATTAACGAAGAGATGAAAGTAGCAGCGGTTTATGCAATTGCAGATTTAGTCGCTGAGACGGATTTAACAGCAGATTATGTTATTCCTGCCCCATTTGACCCTCGTGTCGCTCCAGCTGTAGCAGCTGCTGTAGCAAAAACAGCGATGGAGACTGGTGTGGCAAGAATTAAAGTTGACCCAGAGCAAATAGCTGAGAAAACTCGTCAATTAGCGATTATCGGAAAAGATAAATAA
- the dnaE gene encoding DNA polymerase III subunit alpha has translation MLLTHVYSEYSLLSSTNRIEALVYHAKQRGYQSLTLTDKGVMYGAIPFYQACTKAGIKPIIGLEVQIETSDVGEPAKLRLLAKNHNGYLNLLHISTMVQMKAEKERELQSTELLPLLDDCVVILSYDAGSIQQLLREGREQAAIEWCQRWIQIQQKDDWYIDLSGDRDHDLTHWRMICRFAAERGLKVTGSTPVWFTNKEDYEAYATVRAIRLGETIQLADLGDKERSYYLKPKDEYSLLFTDFKEVLHGLEEIDKKCRVELDLDKRYLPSYPFTKEQDTKKALRAACFEGVGKRFGNQKTDQIMQRLEHELSIIHQMGFDDYFLIVSDFMKYARGRQMMTGPGRGSAAGSLVAYVLYITDVDPLKYGLLFERFLNPERVSLPDIDIDFPDHRRDEVIEYVQQKYGQDRVAQIATFGTLAAKAAIRDTGKALAVDAFLVEKVAKLIPSAPNMTLKKALEQEAELRQLMEGEAKRLVTIAQAIEGLPRHVSTHAAGVVISPRPLTDLVALQKGQGQVVLTQATMGVVEDVGLVKFDFLGLRNLTLLERVVAIIKNQTGKKINVLELPLQDELTYRLLTAGDTTGVFQLESSGMRQALRSLKPTEFEDIVAVNALYRPGPMEFIDQYVAGKHGEKKINLLHADLEEIIGSTYGVIVYQEQIMKIAVKMAGFTLAEADSLRRAISKKNKQELDRSRERFITGAKQKSYEEKVSQQIFNLIERFANYGFNRSHAVAYSMISYQLAYLKAHYPLAFFTALLSSVWNTPLKLKELLVEMKRSEIEILPPTLSKSQLLFSLEKDAVRFGLLPISHVGVQAAKHIVELSSKKPFADLFDYCVRVDQRLVNKRATENLIKSGALDEFGEDRATLLYSLDLAYEFAEKVQTFQNESEGLFTIDVKSPDYERVEPLTVQEKLIFEKEAIGLYLSGHPIEQVSEVLEKFDRTPIVEISDMKSMHPRIAGLVSAVKKITTKKGDPMAFMEMGDETGQCEVTVFPREWKQYTKVLKEGALLFMEGKVDESRGRLQFVLEKCVTVESITNPPKRVPALYLKVEDQDQFESIKELLHDDQGQTNVIVYLQSHKKTIQLQESFRVGPSNTCMQELISKLGKDRVVLK, from the coding sequence TTGTTATTAACTCATGTCTATAGTGAGTATAGTTTACTCTCATCAACCAATCGAATAGAAGCACTTGTGTATCATGCTAAACAAAGAGGGTATCAATCGCTTACTTTAACCGATAAAGGCGTTATGTATGGAGCGATTCCGTTTTATCAAGCATGCACAAAAGCAGGTATTAAGCCGATTATTGGCTTGGAAGTGCAGATTGAAACAAGCGACGTAGGTGAACCGGCTAAACTACGACTTCTTGCCAAAAACCATAACGGCTACCTGAACTTATTACATATCTCTACTATGGTGCAGATGAAAGCTGAAAAAGAACGAGAGCTACAATCAACGGAATTATTGCCTCTACTAGATGATTGCGTGGTCATTTTGTCATATGACGCCGGGTCAATCCAACAGCTCCTTCGCGAGGGAAGAGAACAAGCAGCGATCGAATGGTGTCAACGTTGGATTCAAATACAGCAAAAGGATGATTGGTATATCGATCTATCCGGTGATCGCGATCATGATCTTACTCATTGGCGCATGATTTGTCGTTTTGCTGCTGAACGTGGATTAAAAGTCACAGGGTCAACTCCAGTGTGGTTCACCAACAAAGAGGATTACGAAGCTTATGCGACAGTTAGAGCTATTCGTCTTGGCGAAACGATTCAGCTTGCGGACCTAGGTGACAAAGAACGATCTTACTACCTAAAGCCCAAAGACGAATACAGCCTGTTATTCACCGATTTTAAAGAGGTGTTACACGGTTTAGAAGAGATTGATAAAAAGTGTAGAGTGGAACTAGATTTAGATAAACGGTACTTACCCTCTTATCCTTTTACAAAAGAACAAGATACAAAAAAAGCTCTTCGTGCTGCTTGTTTTGAAGGGGTAGGGAAGCGATTTGGGAATCAAAAAACAGATCAAATCATGCAACGTTTAGAACATGAACTGTCGATTATTCACCAAATGGGCTTTGATGATTATTTTTTGATCGTGTCTGATTTTATGAAGTATGCAAGAGGGCGTCAGATGATGACTGGTCCAGGACGAGGGTCGGCCGCAGGATCATTGGTTGCGTACGTTTTGTACATCACTGATGTGGATCCATTGAAGTACGGATTATTGTTTGAACGTTTTCTAAACCCGGAGCGAGTTTCTTTACCTGATATTGATATCGACTTCCCAGATCATCGGCGTGATGAGGTGATTGAGTATGTTCAGCAAAAATATGGACAGGATCGTGTGGCACAAATTGCAACATTTGGGACATTAGCGGCTAAAGCTGCGATTAGAGATACAGGGAAGGCGCTGGCTGTTGATGCGTTTCTCGTAGAAAAAGTAGCCAAGCTTATTCCATCTGCTCCTAATATGACATTAAAAAAAGCGCTCGAACAAGAGGCGGAGCTTCGTCAATTGATGGAAGGAGAAGCGAAAAGACTCGTAACGATTGCTCAAGCGATTGAGGGTTTACCTAGACATGTTTCCACCCATGCAGCAGGTGTCGTGATTAGTCCACGCCCGTTAACCGATCTCGTAGCCTTACAAAAAGGACAAGGTCAAGTTGTGCTTACACAAGCAACGATGGGAGTAGTAGAAGATGTTGGCCTAGTGAAATTTGATTTTCTTGGGTTGCGTAACTTAACGTTGCTTGAGCGAGTTGTCGCGATTATAAAGAATCAAACAGGAAAGAAAATCAACGTATTAGAACTTCCTCTTCAAGATGAATTAACCTATCGTTTACTTACTGCCGGAGACACCACAGGAGTGTTTCAACTAGAATCGAGTGGAATGCGACAGGCCTTGCGTTCTTTAAAACCGACGGAATTTGAAGATATTGTTGCAGTGAATGCCTTGTACAGACCAGGTCCAATGGAATTTATTGATCAGTATGTAGCAGGAAAGCACGGAGAAAAAAAGATCAATCTGTTGCATGCAGACCTTGAAGAAATTATCGGTTCAACATATGGTGTCATCGTCTACCAAGAGCAAATTATGAAAATTGCTGTCAAGATGGCAGGGTTTACGCTTGCTGAAGCCGATTCCTTACGTAGGGCGATTAGTAAAAAGAATAAGCAAGAACTCGACCGAAGTCGTGAAAGGTTTATAACTGGTGCAAAACAGAAATCCTATGAAGAAAAAGTAAGCCAGCAGATTTTCAACTTGATCGAGCGCTTTGCCAACTACGGTTTTAACCGAAGTCATGCGGTCGCTTATAGCATGATAAGCTATCAACTAGCCTATTTAAAAGCTCATTACCCACTCGCATTTTTTACGGCTCTACTCTCAAGTGTGTGGAATACGCCATTGAAATTGAAGGAATTACTAGTTGAGATGAAGAGAAGTGAAATCGAGATTCTTCCACCGACACTATCTAAAAGTCAGTTACTCTTCTCCTTAGAAAAAGATGCTGTTCGTTTTGGATTATTGCCTATTAGTCATGTAGGTGTTCAAGCAGCTAAGCATATTGTTGAGCTCTCATCTAAAAAGCCTTTTGCAGATCTATTCGATTACTGTGTAAGAGTGGATCAACGTCTTGTAAATAAAAGAGCGACAGAGAATTTGATTAAGTCTGGTGCGCTGGATGAGTTTGGAGAAGATCGAGCTACGTTGCTTTATTCGCTAGATTTAGCGTATGAATTTGCAGAAAAAGTGCAAACCTTTCAAAATGAGTCAGAAGGGCTCTTTACCATTGACGTAAAGTCACCAGACTACGAACGAGTAGAGCCATTAACGGTTCAGGAAAAGCTTATATTTGAAAAGGAAGCGATAGGACTGTACCTGTCTGGTCACCCGATTGAACAAGTGAGTGAGGTGTTAGAGAAGTTCGATCGTACACCAATAGTCGAGATTTCTGATATGAAATCTATGCACCCACGAATTGCTGGACTTGTATCTGCTGTAAAAAAAATCACGACAAAAAAAGGGGATCCGATGGCCTTTATGGAAATGGGAGACGAGACAGGTCAATGCGAAGTAACTGTCTTTCCACGTGAATGGAAGCAGTATACAAAAGTATTAAAAGAAGGAGCACTTCTATTTATGGAGGGGAAGGTGGACGAATCAAGAGGGAGATTGCAATTTGTCTTAGAGAAATGTGTAACGGTCGAATCTATTACAAACCCACCAAAGCGCGTCCCTGCCCTTTATTTAAAGGTAGAAGATCAAGATCAGTTTGAATCAATTAAGGAACTCCTTCATGACGATCAAGGTCAAACAAATGTGATCGTCTACTTACAAAGTCATAAAAAAACGATTCAGCTTCAAGAATCTTTCCGTGTCGGACCGAGTAATACATGCATGCAGGAACTAATCAGCAAGTTAGGAAAAGATCGAGTGGTACTAAAATAA
- a CDS encoding YtrH family sporulation protein, whose product MDRDLLANLIIDYFVAFGVIVGGAIIGGIGAFLIGKPPLSVMYNLAGSLKIWAIVAAIGGTFDVITNIERGLFEGTHDDIYRTLFLIFAALCGAQTGTKLIQWIVGGEQLPL is encoded by the coding sequence ATGGATCGTGACCTTCTCGCAAATTTAATCATTGACTACTTCGTTGCTTTTGGCGTGATTGTAGGTGGTGCGATTATCGGTGGGATTGGCGCCTTTCTTATAGGCAAGCCCCCCTTATCTGTGATGTACAATCTAGCAGGCAGCTTAAAAATCTGGGCCATCGTCGCTGCGATCGGTGGAACATTCGATGTGATAACCAATATTGAACGTGGACTTTTTGAGGGGACGCATGATGATATTTACCGAACATTATTTCTTATTTTTGCAGCTTTATGTGGCGCTCAAACAGGCACAAAACTGATTCAATGGATTGTAGGAGGCGAGCAATTACCGTTATGA
- the ytrI gene encoding sporulation membrane protein YtrI, producing MRIPPYYQRPSWQRFFAGIIIGVILGWGFFLYQYGVIYEGLMLKLSEQEVTIQNQTRTIEELRSQQKEENEENQKNLTVQKIEIHFTNTQKLKLNQLTLFELQQQALEELTFIERKNLASVAETKDLLVRTLENKVFEVGDHRLQLEVVYVFMWTNVQIDARIVPAST from the coding sequence ATGAGAATTCCTCCATACTATCAACGTCCAAGTTGGCAACGTTTTTTTGCCGGCATAATCATAGGGGTGATTCTCGGTTGGGGTTTCTTTCTTTATCAATACGGTGTCATTTACGAAGGTTTAATGTTAAAACTATCCGAACAAGAAGTAACGATCCAAAACCAAACGAGAACGATTGAGGAGTTACGCAGTCAACAAAAAGAAGAAAACGAAGAAAACCAAAAAAACTTAACTGTCCAAAAGATTGAAATTCATTTTACCAACACACAGAAACTAAAATTAAATCAGCTCACACTCTTTGAGTTGCAGCAACAAGCGTTAGAAGAACTGACGTTTATTGAACGGAAAAACCTTGCGTCCGTTGCCGAAACGAAAGATTTATTGGTTCGCACTCTAGAAAATAAAGTGTTTGAAGTAGGGGATCATCGGCTCCAGCTAGAGGTTGTGTATGTGTTTATGTGGACAAACGTACAAATCGACGCAAGAATCGTCCCTGCTAGCACGTAA